In the genome of Ziziphus jujuba cultivar Dongzao chromosome 10, ASM3175591v1, the window taaaaaaaaaaaaaacctttaaaatAATGTAGAAAAACACTGTCAaagttattctttattttttaaagctttGTCAATaactgttaaatttttttaaaaaattaataaaatatatgtaaacaaGTAATAgtcttaaattattttctatacaTTACTAtttgaaaactaattttaaaatcatacatTCGGACCACCAAAATTTACACAATGATAATTTTTACTCTGCATAAGCATTAATTCATATTCACTATTATAAATGTTCTAATAAATTATCTAACTTGCCATTTTCttacatttctttcttttcgtttacttgatatatcatatacatacatatttttacaccttcaaaatatttttactcaTCAATAGTACTCATTTTatcttcaatttaaaaaaattaaggataaataagTTTTATCATTTAGAACcattagattatatatatatatatatatatttatgtgttaaacttaatataatatataattcaataattattaataattaagtttATTTATCTTCAactcaaaaagtaaaaaatattctCGTTTGAGCCTGAATGTTctatttgttcatttttatttaactaGCAAATAATGTTCCCATATGATTTGTCtcaattatgatttaaaaatcCCATTTACTTTCTCGTTTTAGAAAGACCCAaacaaaatatgaaacaaaaatgaaaaaataaaaaataagataaaaactCTAATTTTATCATCTTAAAGGCTAAACTGGCTTtatttccaaaaaagaaaaaaaaaaaggaaaagaagaagtcTAAAGTAAAGTAGCCtcatttttattaaatcatttatcctaaaaaaaatatgtacatATTATTTAATAGTTTCATCAAAACGATAATTTTCGGAACGACGATGTTGCAGGACGTTTAGCCACCAAAATTATCCTAGACTtggagaaaatttttttattataaaataataataataataatatatattaagacACTTGTTTTTGATGAATTGACTCATGAAGGATCCATGAATGGTATAAAAAACATCACTAGGACCATGGGACCAAAATCACACCAAGCTGATTTTCCATCAAAACCAATCATTTTGGGCTATTTTGGATGCACTAGGACCCTAATCACAGAACCCAAGTTCATGCAACTTTTCTTTTAGACAATCCAAGTTCATGCGCTTTAGAACACCAAAACAGGAATGAAGTAAAGAACACATCCGtatatttttctccttttcttttggaaattaacaataaagaagaaatttaaaatttaaaataaaaaaaaaatagaaacaaaaaactaaaaaggagTGTACATAATGCCGTGACTGGTATGGATTCTTTTAGACCCTGCCTCTATGGAACCCTTTAATGACTTAACACCACAACTAAATTCTAGTTGTTTGGTATAAGCTATCCCCATACCTCCATTTAGTGAACTTCGAACCAAACAAAATTGCATTCACTCCAAAACCACTTTAACCTGACAACTAATTTTAATGCCAATGGATGTCACGTCTAAAATCTCCAATCAATATGGGCCCTCAATTTTTATTAGCATAACTAATACATatggtattttatatatacacaccagTAAAACAtcaaaaatgatatgtaaatGAAATTCCTGATGAATCTTAACCAGGGAAAATACAttataatttccataaaaacaaattaaaattagcaTTTTTTTGGGTCCATAACATATCGAACAAATACTAGGTATGTTCTGAAAAATGTAATATAAACGTAAATATCAACCAACTTAATGATAAAGACATCTAGGGGCAGTTAGATCCATAATATATCAAACAACTATAAAATTCAATCTTAGCCATTGCTTCACGTGGACCTAAATAAGAGTTTTGTGGTCCTCTAAATCTCATCActcaaaaaacataaacataattGCCAAGATAAATATTCCTCTCACATACAGTTTAATGTCCAAATCATATGAATATGCAAATGTTAAAATCTTATTACACCATGTGCCTAGAGAACCTTATGCTAAAGACATGACAAAAACCAATCAACCGATTTATCTGGGTGGTTCTTTTGACACTGAATAGAATTTATCAAAGTAGGTTTTCAACTTTCAACTTCATTAACCAAACTAAGTTGGTGGGTGTTTCCAGCTCCACCTAACTAAAAGTAGTTGGTTTTCTTAAATCATTCCGAATAAACACCAAAgcagataaataataatatggtgAGTGTAAATGAAATAACATCAATCTTGCATATGAAAGCAAAATTTACTTCTTCCAATCTGAATTGTCACTGGCTAATCTGTAAACGCAATTATATATGAACCCACATGGCCAGTTTTACATGAAGCAAATGAAAGTAATTAgaacaaaatggaaaattatacaaaattggGTGATTAAAAGAAATGATATGTAGTTGGTGAGCTCAACGTTTCTTTGAAGATGAAATATAAATGCATTATAAGGGGATCATCAGCTGGAAGCAACTTTCATACTATTATTATAGCTCTGCATCCCCATTCCATGGCAAAAGTTGTTTAGCAAGGATTCTATCTGTTTAATATCTTTTGGCATCGACCCAGTGAGCACCTGGTATTCATAATAATCTCATGTTCttcatgaaataaattttaaaagtaagcTTAAACAATGGgaaattatcaataatcattGCCGCACAACTAATAATAACACCGAggtaatttaaataccaaggaTTTTAAAGAAGATGAATACGgcaatattattatcattattgaagTTGTATCCGTAAAGAAACAGTCAATGCCGACATCTCTTTTGGAtccaagaataaaaaatttgtataattttatatactaTAACGCCCATAATGACCACATAAATAATCAACATGAACCAAGTGTCCAAGTGTGAGTTATATACCTCATATCCTGTCTCTGTAATTAAGACCTCATCCTCAATCCTTATCCCAATGCCTCGATGCCTGCATTACATATCTTCAACATGTTAACCACATCTTAGAACATTTGAAGTCAAAAGTGTAAAAAGTTTTATGTCCCCAATCTACAGATGTACCCTTTTTAATAGAGTCTAGATTTATAGTCAGGACTACTTTGTGATGAATAATTCAAAATTGGGAGAACCATATAACTCATTGAAAACATGGAGAGTAGTACCTAACAATGAAGAGCATGCATGTTTTATATTAGGGGATATTTAAATCTAGAGTAATAGTTTGGAACTGTTGAGGAAAACATGAAAAACCAAATGCAATGACCAACTTCAACAACTTGGCAATGacatataagaaaaaaagaaataagaggAATCAACTCATATAAGAGTACCAATAATCCAATATCctacatttaaatttatgtgGGAAACTTTGATCTACTTTGGATATTAGCAACAACTACAGAAAAGGATAATTTTCAAAACAGATTAGCTTGTGAAAACTTCAACAGGAGCAcaacataaaatgaaaataactaaaaaatcacataaaaagtCACAGTTATTATCAATCTTGCAACAAAGCAGAGAATTACAGCTGGATACCTATGTAAGCTATCAGGGTGGTAAATCACTATCGTGACATGCCATAGAAAAACCTCaaacaaaaaagattaaaacTAAAGATAAGAAGTCTAAGCATTCAATTTTTACTGGGATGAAGTGCTTAGTCAAACCCTTTTACATTTTCACAGATTCTATGGATATAAGGAAATAGTTAACCAACATAACAAGGAACCAAGTCAAATTTGTGACATCTCAAATTTAACAAGGAAcaactattataaggagattaGCTAAAGATACCTCTCCGAACCATCAAAGAAGGATGGGATATAGATTCCTGGTTCAATTGTTATCACCTGGCCATGAACAAGAAAATGGATACATAAGTAAAAGAATACGTCAAAATGGCAATGCTAGTTCAATCAGAATTTGTTACCATAGTTTGCTTCCATACAAGTGGATaggtatatattatatcaaCATGCTGCTGTCTTTTTATCATTTCCAACAAACAATCTTTTACTACATCATTAAAATCAGACAATTCCATTTGAAACACatctaatataaatataatgtacTTGGAATAATTTGACTAATTGGCTTCTTTCATAGAGAAGGGGAATTTTCTATCCAACTTTCAATATCATGCTTTGTGGATTTAAAACCTCACTTTTTGTACCTGTATTAGCTGTAGTATCTATACTCATGCAACATGACACAAACAAAAATCATTGAAGATTTAAATTCAGCAGAAACATAAGGGAATCGGTAGATCCAAGCCTAATTTTACTGGAAAAGCAACATAGTTAAATGACTTCAATCTTAATATCCTATAGTGTCAATGCTGACACCCCAACAGAATATAAGGCAATACAGATAAAGATAGAACAGAATGCGCTACAAGAGacaagttaaaagaaaaacagaccAAGAAGAACTTACAACACCTGGCTTCAAAGGACGGTCATAGCTGACTGTCCAACAATCATGGACATCCATTCCTAAATAATGACCTGGacaacaaaaaagagaaatagtTCCTATCATCTTGATTAAGCAATTGACATTTGATAAAATAGCATATTTCCAATACTTTAGAGCAATACTTATGAGAAGGCCATCTTTCATGCCTAATATTGTTTACAGAACAATCTGGAATTCATGTAAAGGGTTGCATGAAGAAACCTATGGAAGTTGGGTTCAGCTGATGATAGAGACTGCTTCCACTATCTTTCACGATTCCAATCTCTTTGAGTCCTTTGCACAGCATATCAACCTGAAGAAGTAAACAAAGTTGCAACAATTATTGACATTTATTTACATCTAATCAACAGAAAGAAGTCTAGTCAAGTGTCAAAACTGGTAATGTATGTCAATCATAGGAAATTCCTATGTCAAATAAGTATTCCAGAAATAACCAATTTAGAGACTCCTATTACCAAAACTAATATGTTGTGTTATTTAAATTGCTGGCCATGGAATATCAAGTATCAATGGTACGTTTAGTTAATCCTCAAACTAATAGCCAATGTTCTTCATCCAAAACTTTTTTCACAATTACATTGCAAAATTAATTCCTCAATCTGATGCAACAATGTCTGCATTATAGGGACAACGTGAATAACTCCAACATCAATTGCAAGTCTCATTGTTCATCTGTTCAACCACTTGTCTCATTGATTCACTgattatattgacaattttgaTGAATTGCCCAAGATCTCATTGCTCACTACTTAAATTACAGAAAGAAAAGTAACTATCCTATAGATTCTCTTTTTCAAGGAAAATTAAATCTTCAAACAACagatatatattcaaaatttcatatacCGAGTAGTTGTGAATTTGTCGAATGCTAGCACCAGGTTTGCAAAGCTTCACGCATTCCTTGTTTGTTTGCAGAATAAGATCATAAAGCTCTTCCTGAGACAGACACCTCTCAGGTATAAGACTTGACTATTAGTTCAATATGCACAAACATATAACAAAGTTTTGATACAACATAAAATTAACCTGTTCTGCAAAAATGAAAAAGCTAGAGGATTTCACAAAAATCTTGGTTTACTCAACATAAAAGAGGGGACACAAAGATAGCACATGATCATCTTACAATCACTTAGCTATGAAGCAAGAAAAATTAAGaacaaaatatacattattaCACACATATTACATATTTTTGAGAACAGACTGACATGCACATACTAAAAAGGACATGCTGCATGTTTTGAAAAACATCAAACCCCTTAGGAAGGCTATGTATTCTTTGCTACATACATGTGACCATAAAATATTTGCATCCAATTTTTCCTTTCAATATAATTTGAAGTCATGTGCTTATGATAAACATCAATAAGACTTATATTTTAAGTCATACTTAGCATAAGCTTTTTGTCCATCTCACAGACTATATAGAACTTATTCAATCCTGTAGAAATCGATGACAGCTAAGCCTCAACTCAATCACATACCTTAGAAGCAGCACTACACTGTCTCAACATTACTTATGCGAAGAACTTTTCTCGATCAGATGAATAAGTCGCAAAGACAAGCCTTTTACCACCTATCTTTTGTCATTATTTAGTCTTTCACTAATTTCATGACTTTTTCCTAGCATTACAAACAGCAGATTCAACATTTACCAGTGTTACCAGTTTAGTGGTGATGTGGAACCCAAGAAAGGGAGGGGGACAGGAGAAAATAAAGAAGGGAACAGGAGAGGAAGAGAAGCAGATGCTAGCATGTCAACTATAGGAGATTTGGATAAAACAAAGACTGCTTATACTATACAGTAGGCTCTATGGAGATGAGAAGCAGATAagtgccattttttatttttggtcaaaaAAATAGAATAGAAGAGGAACATTTAGATGCTCATACTTGAGTAGACGTAAAGTGACCACAAGGTGGCCAGGTTCTAGTAAGATCACTGACATAGCCATGCAACTCGCACCCTATATCCATCAGAACAAGATCTCCATCTTTAACCTACAAAACATTTATGTAATGGTTCATAAACATTTGATTATCAGCCTAatgtggagagagagagagagagagagagagagagagagagattcatgATCTCACTTTCTGATCATTTCGAGAATAATGTATAACACTACCATTAGCTCCACCACCAACCACAGGATTAAATCtggcaaagaaaataaaataggtaaATCTTCCatgcaaaaaaatttcaaaaaatcatATCAGAAGACAAACTTCAGTTGAAATGTTAATTGTTACGCTAGTaacaattcaatttattataataggaCCTTCACAGATGGCAAAACAATTTTTACCCTttcaagacccaaaaaaaaaatgagaggggGAAAGTAACTTACGCCATTCTTTGGGCACCTCTCATTTTGCATTCATATTCCACCTTTGCTGATAGCATATTCTCATAAGGATATGTCTTTGAGTGAAACATTGTCTGCAGAAGAGCCTATACTAGGCCAGCATACATAGTTACTATCAATATAATGCAGAGAATAATTAACATTCACAATTCAAAGAAAGAAGGCATCTTCATCAGCAccatatgaaataaaatatgatgTTGCTGGAATAACTCTTTTGCTTTAAGAACTGATCAGTCATAGGAAACTTTTATGATCTCCAAAAAAGTTTGGTATATGATCTAAAAACCTTCtt includes:
- the LOC107411726 gene encoding intermediate cleaving peptidase 55, mitochondrial; its protein translation is MLLRKLLHRVSFTQAAGSRGYCTGMVKDIGQPAPATHPKLLKEGEITPGITTDEYISRRKKLLDLLPEKSLAILAAAPVKMMTDVVPYTFRQDADYLYITGCQQPGGVAVIGHDCGFYMFMPEASHHDVIWKGQIAGVDAAMEVFKADSAYTMRKLREILPDMIRGSTKLFHNVHTAMPAYMELEAFQKAASLGKVKGVSNLTHELRLIKSPAELKLMKESASIACQALLQTMFHSKTYPYENMLSAKVEYECKMRGAQRMAFNPVVGGGANGSVIHYSRNDQKVKDGDLVLMDIGCELHGYVSDLTRTWPPCGHFTSTQEELYDLILQTNKECVKLCKPGASIRQIHNYSVDMLCKGLKEIGIVKDSGSSLYHQLNPTSIGHYLGMDVHDCWTVSYDRPLKPGVVITIEPGIYIPSFFDGSERHRGIGIRIEDEVLITETGYEVLTGSMPKDIKQIESLLNNFCHGMGMQSYNNSMKVASS